A DNA window from Aquarana catesbeiana isolate 2022-GZ linkage group LG01, ASM4218655v1, whole genome shotgun sequence contains the following coding sequences:
- the LOC141129142 gene encoding serine/threonine-protein kinase SBK1-like, with protein sequence MSPAGAVYWDRFRGFHLRMASNIEDVTKNTAKNLLELISETSENLRMMEVTDFFDPIKELGSGLYGKVLLAKHRGSDELVAVKLMSKETTPKDNFLMEYGMSLSLSSHPNIIATHEIVFHTSSDYVFVQEVAPAGDLLSIVKERVGLKEDIVKSCVLQIANALDFMHSKGMVHRDIKLDNILLMDIQCNNVKLADFGLTMLQGTQAPFMPWFIPYSAPELCTLKQGETLLLHPSIDIWAFGVMIYTAMTGSFPWREAGSHDLEYQKFAWWQTQKDLTLSPRKWRQFSIEARQMFWDMLALNASERCSALDVLKYVHLPWKAEMPPESLSRNTVVHVT encoded by the exons ATGTCACCGgccggagctgtgtactgggaccgcTTCCGGGGCTtccatctaag AATGGCTTCTAACATTGAGGACGTGACCAAGAACACCGCAAAGAATCTCCTTGAGCTCATCTCTGAAACCTCTGAAAACCTGAGGATGATGGAGGTGACTGACTTCTTTGACCCCATTAAAGAGCTCGGGAGTGGATTGTATGGAAAGGTTCTGCTGGCCAAACATCGGGGTTCAG ATGAGTTGGTGGCTGTAAAACTGATGAGCAAGGAGACAACTCCAAAGGACAACTTCCTAATGGAATATGGAATGTCTCTTAGTCTCAGCAGCCATCCAAATATCATTGCAACCCACGAGATCGTTTTCCATACCAGCAGTGACTATGTCTTTGTCCAGGAGGTGGCGCCAGCTGGAGATCTTCTCTCAATAGTAAAGGAAAGG gttGGTTTGAAGGAAGATATAGTGAAGAGCTGTGTTCTACAGATCGCGAATGCTTTGGACTTTATGCACAGCAAAGGAATGGTCCATCGGGACATTAAACTGGACAACATTTTGCTCATGGACATCCAATGTAATAATGTCAAGCTGGCAGATTTTGGACTGACAATGCTCCAGGGAACTCAAGCGCCCTTTATGCCATGGTTTATACCGTACTCCGCTCCGGAACTGTGCACCCTAAAACAAGGGGAAACATTGCTGCTGCACCCGAGCATTGACATCTGGGCCTTTGGGGTCATGATATACACAGCTATGACAGGGTCCTTCCCCTGGAGAGAAGCAGGGAGTCATGACCTCGAGTATCAGAAGTTTGCTTGGTGGCAAACACAGAAGGATCTGACCTTGTCACCAAGAAAGTGGCGACAATTCTCTATTGAAGCCAGGCAGATGTTCTGGGACATGTTGGCCCTCAATGCCTCTGAGAGGTGTTCTGCTTTGGATGTTTTAAAATATGTCCACCTGCCTTGGAAAGCAGAAATGCCTCCAGAGAGTCTATCCAGGAATACGGTAGTACATGTGACATAA
- the LOC141129150 gene encoding serine/threonine-protein kinase SBK1-like encodes MSPAGAVYWDRFQGFHLRMASNIHEVTKNTARHVLQLITQMSENLKMMEVSEHFDPIQELGSGSYGKVLLAKHRSSGQLVAVKLLSKQKVPMDNFLVEYGMSISLSGHPNIIRTHEVAFHTNRDYVFVQEVATAGTLHSLIQPNVGVNEETVKKCVPQIASALQYMHNKGMVHCDIKPDNILLMDFECNIIKVADFGLARLQGTEAPTLSWFIPYTAPEQCNLKPGEQLLLHPSIDIWAFGVMVYIAMTGYFPWLGAEGHDPTYRDFARWQVRKDLTLAPEKWRKFSLEARKMFWDLLALNASERCSAMDILIYLHVPWKTENYTRSTAIHMAYREHDVHSGATASAALCLLPDHKTTSLSIGAEVEIS; translated from the exons AATGGCTTCTAACATCCATGAAGTTACTAAGAACACCGCAAGACATGTCCTCCAACTCATCACCCAGATGTCCGAAAATCTGAAGATGATGGAGGTTTCAGAGCACTTTGACCCCATCCAAGAACTTGGGTCGGGGTCATATGGAAAGGTCCTCCTGGCCAAACATCGGAGTTCAG GTCAGTTAGTGGCTGTGAAGCTGCTTAGCAAACAGAAGGTCCCAATGGACAACTTCCTGGTTGAATATGGGATGTCTATCAGCCTCAGCGGCCATCCCAACATCATCAGAACCCATGAAGTTGCCTTTCATACAAACAGAGACTACGTCTTTGTCCAGGAGGTGGCGACAGCTGGAACTCTTCATTCCTTAATACAGCCAAAT GTTGGTGTAAATGAAGAGACAGTAAAGAAGTGCGTTCCTCAGATAGCCAGTGCATTGCAATACATGCACAACAAAGGGATGGTCCACTGTGATATCAAGCCAGACAATATCCTGCTAATGGACTTTGAATGTAATATTATCAAAGTGGCAGACTTTGGACTGGCAAGGCTCCAGGGAACCGAAGCACCAACCTTGTCCTGGTTCATACCCTACACAGCTCCGGAACAGTGTAACTTGAAACCAGGAGAACAATTGCTTCTACACCCGAGCATTGATATCTGGGCCTTTGGGGTCATGGTTTACATCGCTATGACTGGATACTTTCCTTGGCTAGGAGCAGAGGGTCATGATCCAACGTACAGAGACTTTGCTCGGTGGCAAGTCAGAAAGGATCTGACCTTAGCACCGGAAAAGTGGAGGAAATTCTCTCTTGAAGCCAGGAAAATGTTCTGGGACCTTTTGGCCCTCAATGCGTCCGAGAGGTGCTCAGCCATGGACATTCTAATATATCTTCATGTACCATGGAAAACAGAAAATTATACAAGGAGCACTGCAATACATATGGCCTACAGAGAACATGATGTACATTCCGGAGCTACAGCAAGTGCCGCCTTGTGTCTTCTACCTGATCACAAGACAACTTCACTTTCTATAGGAGCTGAGGTGGAAATTTCATAA